AAACGGGTCTTCCCCCACGCCAGTGTGGAGTTCGTCTGGATCTCGAGCCGCCATCAGATGGCCTTCGACGACTACGTGCTGAACCAGGCGGTGGTGAATCCGGTCTGGGACCTGCTGCACGAGTACCTGCCGGCCGCGATCACGGGCAGCCGGCCGCCCTATCGGCTCGCCGCGCGCGAGGCGCTCCCGCTCGCCCAGCGTCTGCTGGGCGTGCCCGAGGGCGACCGGCCCTACCCGCTGCTGCGCACCGTGCGCGGCGTCGGCGGCGTCGGGATCCGCAACGTGGTGATGATCCAGGTGGAGGGCCTGGGGACCACCATGCTCGAGCACGACGAGCCGTCGGGGCCGGTGATGCCCTATGTGCGCAGCCTGATCGCCGAGGGCCTCTACTTCCCGCGCGTGTACCAGAGCTTCTTCTCCACGGACGGCGCGGTCTTCGCCACCTCGACCGGCCTGCACTGGACCAACGCCTTCAGCGGCGGCAGCCCCCGGCTCACCGAGTCGGTGCTCGGCGCGTACTTCGCCTCGCTGCCGCGCATGACCGACGGCCACCACCGGCGCTCCTACGCCTTCTCCGGCTTTCGCCACCGCACCGCCGACTTCGTCAGCTTCGCGCGCAATCTCGGCTACCGGGCCGCCGGCTTCGAGGCCATCACCGGCCGCCTCGGTGCGCGCGCGGCCGCGGATGCGGGCCCGCTCGGCGTGCATGACGGCCCTCTGCTCCGCGAGGCCGCCGCGACGGTGACCAGGACCGCGGACGGCTTCGTCCTGTACGTGATGACCGGCACCAGCCACTCGCCCTGGGCGGTGCCCGACGGGGCGCCGATGCCGCTGGGCAACGGGCCGGTCGGCACGTTCCGCTACGTCGACGACTGCATCCGCGCGTTCGTCGAGCGGCTCCGCGCTCAGCGCGCCGACTTCGACCAGACCCTGATCGTCGTCACCGGCGATCACACCAGCATTCCGTTCGGCACCCAGCGGATCGAGCGGCTCCGCGTGCCGCTCGTGCTGGCCGGCCCGCCGATGACGCGCGCCCGCGGCCGCTGGCCCGCGCGGTCCGAGGCCGAGGTGAGCCAGGTGGACATCCTGCCGACCATCGCCACCCTGCTCGACGGGACGCGACCGTACGCGGGCATGGGGCGCAGCATGCTCGAGCCGCGGGACCCGGACGGGGCCGGGATCATCACCAGCGACCGCACCGACACCTTCTACTTCAAGGACGGGTTCGCCCTGCGCTACGATCTCCACTCCGGCGATGCCGATCTCTTCGCGGTCCACGGCGACGAGCTGCGGCCCACCAACCTGAGCGCCGAGCATCCCGAGGTGAGCCGGCGCCTGACGCGCGAGTTCCTCGCCCTCTACGAGACGACGGACCGGCTCATGCGCGAGAACCGGGTGTTCCCGCGCGCGCGGTGAAGCTGCCCCGCGGGTTCTACACCGACTCCGACGTGGTCACGGTGGCCCGCCGGCTCCTCGGGCGGCTGCTCGTGGTCCCGACGCGCGGGGGGCAGCGGGTCTCGGGCATCATCGTGGAGACCGAAGCGTATCGCGGCCCCGAGGACCGCGCCTCCCACGCCTTCGGCGGGCGGCGGACCGCGCGCACCGAGACGATGTACGGGCGCGGCGGCACCGCGTACGTGTATTTCGTGTACGGCATGTACTACCAGTTCAACGTGGTCACCGCCGGCGCGGACGTGCCGCACGCGGTGCTGGTGCGCGCGCTGGAGCCGCTCGAGGGCGTGCCCGTCATGCGACGGCGCCGCGGCGGCGGGACCGACCGTAGCCTCACGAGCGGGCCGGGCAAGCTCTGCATCGCGCTGGGGATCGACCGCCGGCTGGACCGCGCCGATCTCCTCGGCGACCGGATCTGGATCGAGGAGGGCCGGCGCATCCCGGCGTCGCGTATCGCGAGCGGCCCGCGCGTCGGCATCGATTACGCGGAAGCCTGGGTCGACCGCCCCTGGCGCTTCTGGCTACGCGACAGCCCCTTCGTGAGCCCCGGCTGAGCCAGGGCGGGAATTTCGCATTCAGACACGCAATCTTAGACCAGTCCGCTGCAGCAGCCACATGAGCCCCCACCAGAGCAGCACGTAGGCCAGTGCGAAGGCCAGCGAGGCGTTGACCGGGGCAGCCCACGGCACGAAGAGATGCGTGTAGAGCCATGCGTGCAGCCGCATGTGCTCCGGCCCCACGCGGATCAGGAGGAGCAGCCGGGCCATCGCGGTGGACAGGAAGAAGAGCGGCAGCGCGGTGAGGCCGAACAGGACGAAGGGCCCCGCCCAGCGGCGAACCCCGCGCACCTCGATCACCCAGTAGCAGAGCGCCAGGGCCAGCGCCGCGAAGCCCGACATCATGAGGGCGTACGAGCTGGTCCACAGCGACTTGTTCACCGGGAACGAGAGCCCCCACAGCCACCCGAGCCCCGCGCCCACCACGCCCCCGACGACCAGGCCCGACAGCAGCCGCGCCGTCGGCCGCGCCCACCGGAGCCAGTGGCCGGCCAGCACGCCCAGCAGCGTGGTGGCGGTGGCCGGCAGCGTGCTCAGGATGCCCTCCGGGTCGTACCACTTCGAGAGCTGCCAGATGTGCCGCGGCCCGAGCACGAGCCGGTCCACGTAGCCGGCCAGGTTGCCGGCCGGGCTCAGGTCTCCGGCCACCTGGCCGGGCGCGGCGACGCGCGTCATCAGCAGCCAGTAGCCGACGAGGAGGGCGCCGGCCACGATCGCCTGGACCCGCCAGCCCCGGGTCCCGCCGCCCAGGAGGAAGAGCAGCGCGGCCAGCAGGTAGCAGAGGGCGATGCGCTGGAGCACGCCCGGGATGCGGAGGGTCGAGAGCTGGAAGAACGGCTGCGCGTGCAGCAGCAGGCCCAGGGCGAAGATCACGGCCGAGCGGCGCACCACGCGCGCCACCAGTCCGCCCGCGCCGGCCTCGAGCCGCGGGCCGAGGGCGAGCGGGATCGCCACGCCGACGATGAACAGGAAGAACGGGAAGATCATGTCGGTGGGCGTGAAGCCGTGCCATTCGGCGTGACGCAGCGGCGGGTACACCGCGCTCCAGGTGCCCGGATTGTTGACGAGCACCATCGCGGCCACCGTCAGGCCGCGCAGCGCATCCACCGACGGCAGGCGTGGGGCCACGCTCACGGCAGGCTCACGCGCCCGTCACAGGATCGAGCGCCCCGCATCCACCATCAAGGTGGCGCCGGTGATGAACGACGAATCGTCCGAGGCGAGGAACAGGATCGGGTGCGCCACCTCGCGCGGCTCGGCCCAGCGGCCGAGCAGGTTGTCCTTGGTGCGCTGTCCGCGCAGCGTCGTCTCGGACACGCCCTGGCTCGCGGCGCGGCGGATGTGGTAGGGCGTGATCGTGCCGCCCGGGCACACCGCATTCACGCGCACCCGGTGCGGCGCCTCCTCCACCGCGAGGGCCCGCGTGAAGCCCAGCACCGCCGCCTTGGTGGTGTCGTACTGGCCCATCCCGGTCCGTCCCATGAGCCCGTACACCGACGAGACGTTGACGATGGTACCGCGCCCCGACGCGCGGAGCGCGGGCAGTGCGGCCCGGCAGCAGTGCGCGGTGCCGAGCACGTTGACGCCGATGATGCGCTCCCAGTCCGCCGCGCTCGCCTGAGCCAGCGGGGCGTAGACGCGAACCCCCGCCACGTTGACCAGGGTGTGCAGCGCGCCGAGATCTCTCACCGCCTCGTCGACCAGGCGGCCGGCCTCGGACTCGGCGCTCACGTCACCCACCAGCGCGACGACCCGCGCCGGGGTCGCGCCGCGAATGCGCTCGGCGGCCTCGGCCACCGCGGTGGCGTCGGTGTCCAGCAGCGCCACGGCGGCGCCCTCCTCGGCGAAGAGCCGCCCGGTCGCCTCGCCGATGCCGCCGCCCCCGCCGGTGACGAGAGCGACCCGGCCCGCCATGCGGCCCGGCATGCGAGGCTCCGAAGCCGTCGCGCTCAGACGAGCGTCAGCTGATCTCCGGCGCGCACCAGGACCCGGGCGCGGGCGCCCTCGATCCAGCTCTCCCCGGGGGCCAGCACGACGGAGGTGGAGCGCACGAGGAAGGAGCGCGGGTTGGAGCCCGGCGCGGGGGTGCGCTGATCGCGAAGCGCGCGGGCCGCGGCCATCAGCCGCCGGCGCACGTGGATGATGGCGCTGTCGCTCGAGCCCAGCCGCTCCTGGCTCCGGTCCACGATCGCGCCCTGGCTCTCCTGCACCGCCTGGTCCTGCACCCCGAAGCCCGGGATGCCGCAGTACATGCGGGTGCGGTGCGCCTCCCAGTCCATGAAGTAGTCGTTGTCGCGGTTGGCGGCGGTGCGCACGTCGCCGTAGGGCTCCGAGGTGGCGGGCGCGTAGTCGCAGACGTGCGCCCCCTTGCCCTCGATGTGCAGCG
This region of Candidatus Methylomirabilota bacterium genomic DNA includes:
- a CDS encoding LTA synthase family protein, encoding MTAAPRPLRLAAHAAGLVALNVLIFTAYRALFVAWFGQHARGSAAAVIWSGLRLDAAALAAEVVAVGLLLLATRRAHGSWLAGALWTLTTINLLVVGIDLLFYHERNQHLWEMLFANLAEPHDLWVALEPFLLQNPGTVALMLGLVAGLAALAVTHARRLRPHRHDLWRPWPVPVGVLVGLILIGLLMGHWTTVKRVFPHASVEFVWISSRHQMAFDDYVLNQAVVNPVWDLLHEYLPAAITGSRPPYRLAAREALPLAQRLLGVPEGDRPYPLLRTVRGVGGVGIRNVVMIQVEGLGTTMLEHDEPSGPVMPYVRSLIAEGLYFPRVYQSFFSTDGAVFATSTGLHWTNAFSGGSPRLTESVLGAYFASLPRMTDGHHRRSYAFSGFRHRTADFVSFARNLGYRAAGFEAITGRLGARAAADAGPLGVHDGPLLREAAATVTRTADGFVLYVMTGTSHSPWAVPDGAPMPLGNGPVGTFRYVDDCIRAFVERLRAQRADFDQTLIVVTGDHTSIPFGTQRIERLRVPLVLAGPPMTRARGRWPARSEAEVSQVDILPTIATLLDGTRPYAGMGRSMLEPRDPDGAGIITSDRTDTFYFKDGFALRYDLHSGDADLFAVHGDELRPTNLSAEHPEVSRRLTREFLALYETTDRLMRENRVFPRAR
- a CDS encoding DUF5009 domain-containing protein: MSVAPRLPSVDALRGLTVAAMVLVNNPGTWSAVYPPLRHAEWHGFTPTDMIFPFFLFIVGVAIPLALGPRLEAGAGGLVARVVRRSAVIFALGLLLHAQPFFQLSTLRIPGVLQRIALCYLLAALLFLLGGGTRGWRVQAIVAGALLVGYWLLMTRVAAPGQVAGDLSPAGNLAGYVDRLVLGPRHIWQLSKWYDPEGILSTLPATATTLLGVLAGHWLRWARPTARLLSGLVVGGVVGAGLGWLWGLSFPVNKSLWTSSYALMMSGFAALALALCYWVIEVRGVRRWAGPFVLFGLTALPLFFLSTAMARLLLLIRVGPEHMRLHAWLYTHLFVPWAAPVNASLAFALAYVLLWWGLMWLLQRTGLRLRV
- a CDS encoding SDR family NAD(P)-dependent oxidoreductase, translating into MPGRMAGRVALVTGGGGGIGEATGRLFAEEGAAVALLDTDATAVAEAAERIRGATPARVVALVGDVSAESEAGRLVDEAVRDLGALHTLVNVAGVRVYAPLAQASAADWERIIGVNVLGTAHCCRAALPALRASGRGTIVNVSSVYGLMGRTGMGQYDTTKAAVLGFTRALAVEEAPHRVRVNAVCPGGTITPYHIRRAASQGVSETTLRGQRTKDNLLGRWAEPREVAHPILFLASDDSSFITGATLMVDAGRSIL
- a CDS encoding DNA-3-methyladenine glycosylase, whose product is MKLPRGFYTDSDVVTVARRLLGRLLVVPTRGGQRVSGIIVETEAYRGPEDRASHAFGGRRTARTETMYGRGGTAYVYFVYGMYYQFNVVTAGADVPHAVLVRALEPLEGVPVMRRRRGGGTDRSLTSGPGKLCIALGIDRRLDRADLLGDRIWIEEGRRIPASRIASGPRVGIDYAEAWVDRPWRFWLRDSPFVSPG